CCGGAAGGCAATCATGGCGAGGATGTCAAAGAGGCGTATTACTATCTCGATTCGACGCCGTCCCATTCTTATTTGAAGGCACTCTATAAATATCCCCAGGCCGAATTTCCCTATGCTCAGCTGCGTGAAGAAAATGCAAGGCGTTCGCGAGAAGAACCTGAGTACGAATTGACCAACACCGGCATCTTTGATGAAGGCCGCTACTTCGACGTTCAGATTGAATATGCAAAGGCGGCTGACGAAGACATCTTAATTCGCGTAACGATTTTTAATCGTGGTCCGGAAGACGCGCCGCTGCATTTTCTCCCTTCCTGGTGGTTTCGTAATACCTGGAGTTGGGGCTCGACATTTGATCGGCCAGATGAAAAGCCGAGCCTGTCTCAGGTGGCAGACAACCAGCTTGTTGCAAAACACGAAACACTGGGCGAGTTTCAGCTTTACGCCGACGCCGGTCCGGACGGTGCGCTTCCCCAATGGCTGTTCACAGAAAACGAAACCAATACCTGGCGGTTTGACGATCCTGAGAGCAGGCGCCCTTCCTGCAAAGATGCCTTTCATCTGGCGGTTGTTGATGGCATCGAAGGGGTGATCAATCCACGTCCCAAAGGAACCAAAACGGCGGCTCATTTTCAGTGTACGGTTCCCGCCGGTGATTCCGTCCAATTTCGGTTACGAATGTCGGCTGTCGACGAACTTCCAGTCGAAGCGTTTGGAGCCGGCTTTGACGATGCCTTTAAGCAACGGATTAAAGAGGCCGATCGCTATGCTGAATCGCTTGTTTCGCCGGGACTTTCTGTTGACGAACAACAAGTGATGAGGCAAGCTGATGCCGGGCTCTTGTGGACAAAACAGTTTTATCACTATGTGATTCCTCGCTGGTTGCAAGCTTCCGGGAAAGGTGAAACGAAGCCGACCCCCGCTTCGCCTGGTGCGCCCAGTCCGCGGAATGCTGATTGGGGACACTTATATAATCGCAATATTATTTCGATGCCCGACAAGTGGGAATATCCCTGGTACGCGGCCTGGGATTCGGCTTTTCATTTGATCCCGTTTTCCAAAATCGATCCCTATTTCGCAAAAGAACAGGCGATTCTGTTTCTCCGCGAATGGTATATGCATCCCAACGGACAACTGCCGGCCTACGAGTGGAATTTCAGCGATGTGAATCCGCCGGTTCACGCCTGGGCCTGTTGGCGCGTTTATCAAATGACGGCATCCAACGGCGATCGGGATCGCAACTTTCTGGAACGCGTCTTTCAGAAGCTGCTGATCAACTTCACGTGGTGGGTGAATCGTAAAGATATTCGCGGCAAGCATGTCTTCAGTGGCGGTTTTCTGGGGCTGGATAACATTGGAATTTTCGATCGCTCAAAGCCACTTCCGACAGGAGGTCACCTGGAACAGGCAGACGGAACCGCCTGGATGGCTTTCTTCTGTTCGAGCATGTTGTCAATTGCCTTTGAACTGGCCGATGGTAACCCTGCCTACGAGGACATGGCCTCGAAATTCTTCGAGCATTATGTTTCGATCGCCGAAGCGATGAATTCGCTTGACGGTACCGGACTCTGGGATGAAGAGGACGGTTTTTATTACGATCATCTGCACCTGGATGGCCGCAGTATCCCATTGAAAATCCGCTCGATTGTCGGGTTGATTCCCTTATTCACCGTCGATGTTATTTTCGATAAAACGATCGACAAGCTGCCCGGTTTTCGGAAACGCATGGACTGGTTCCTCAAGAGCCGCCCTGACCTGGCCAAATTCATGACTTACATGGAACGTGATTCAGAAACCTCTGACGGCGGTCATCGTCTGCTGGCAATTCCGACGCGTGATCGACTGATGCGAATGCTGCGTTATCTGTTAGATGAAGACGAATTTTTGTCGAACTACGGCATTCGTTCTCTATCCAAATATCATGAAGAACACCCGTTCGAATATGAACTGAATGGCGAGATGCTACGAGTACAGTACCAGCCGGCTGAATCGGATAGCGGTCTGTTTGGTGGTAATTCCAACTGGCGCGGCCCGATCTGGTTTCCGCTTAACTATCTGTTGATTGAAGCGCTGGAACGGTATCACATGTTTTACGGTAAATCGCTCCGGGTTGAATGCCCCACGCGATCGGGTAATTACATGGACCTCCAGGAAGTGGCCGACGAAATTCGCAAGCGGCTCTCGAAACTGTTCCTGTCCAACGAAGAAGGTGATCGCCCCAGTTATGCGCGGACCGATGTTTTACTCAACGATCCGCACTGGCGCGATCTGGTATTGTTCTACGAATACTTCGATGCAGAGACAGGCCGCGGTCTGGGGGCGAGCCACCAGACCGGTTGGACTGCTTTGATTTCACCGATCCTCGGCACACTGGCCAGTCGCTGTCAGCCTCAACAGGAAAGCGATGCTACCAGCAGTGCTATCAATCCTGAAGAGGTCAAACATCGATTTTCGTAACTTGTATGGATCAATCTTCCTGCAAGGCTGGAGTAAGTGGTTTGCCTTGGGCGGTGGGAAGTTTGACGCCCAGCAAACGAGCGATGGTCGGTGCCACGTCAAGACTTTGGATCTTGCCGAGCTTGGTGCCCGGCTTGATGCCGTGTCCGGAAATGACCAGGGAACCGAGCATGTCCGGCTGATCGGGAAGGTAACCGTGTGTTCCGCCGGGAGTTTTGCGTGGCGTCACGACGTCGTCACCTGAATCGCTGTTTGTAAACGAGTAGCCGGATTTCGCTGCCAGCCAGAGATCGGGGGCATGAGAATCCTGCTCTGGAGTCGGCAGGCCGAGTTTTGTGTATTCATCCGCATCGAGCACGGCCTGCACGCCTTCAATGGCTGCGAGTTTTTCCTTCAGCAGTTTCATTTTCTCTGCGCGATTGGCATCATCCAGAATATAGACCATGCAGGCTCCGCCTTGCGACAGACAGTAGACCTGTTTTTTCTCTTTGGAGAGCAGCCCTTCCTGCTTGAGCAGAACATTGGGACGGATATCTTTTGAGATCGGGAAGAAACCATGATCGCTGGCAATGACCAGTGTTGTTTTCTCGCGATGCGGAGAGAGTTTGACCGCTTCGACAATATCCCGCAGACGATCGTCGGCATAGCTGACCGACCAGTAGGCTTCCGGAGTTTTCGGGCCGTACTGGTGTTCCACATGGTCGACCTCGACAAGGTGAATTAATAATAAATTGGGGGGATGGTTCTGGAACAGATGCCGCGTCATGCGTGTATAAAGCCAGTCCCGTTTTACGCCGCCCCCTTTTTCTCCCGTCCAGGAACCGTGTAGATCAACGGGCAACCCGGCTTGTCGCAGTTCTTCCAACCAGATTTTCGTTCCGTACTTCGGCCACGCTTCTTTGCCAAACATATCGGGAACAGTCCAGTCGAGCGTACGGGCATTCCGGGTCGCCGGCCAGACAATTCCTGCAGTCACCAACCCGGCACGATGAGCGGCATCGTAAATCGTGGGCACTTTGACAATCTGATCTTTATCGAATAGCGGATCAGGAATGAATGCCACCGACGTAGCACTTTTACGGTCCAGATAATTATTCCCGATGACACCGTGTTTCGCAGGTGTTGCGCCGGTGACGAGTGTAGTATGGTTGGGCCAGGTGACCGTCGGAAACGAACAGATCATGCCTCCGTCTGCACGGGCGCCGTCTTGAGCAAGCTTTCTCAACGTAGGCATATCAGCCAGGGGGTCATCCAGATAAAAGTTGGCCAAGCCGTCCACACTCACAAGAATCACACACCGATCGTCATGCGGCTCCGCTGCTTGAGAAATGTTTCCTTGATGTGACAACACCATCAAGGTCAAAATGAAAGCCACTATTTTTTCGCGCATTCGAAGAGGTCTCCCAGGTTGGTAATCTGATCATTTAATGCCTTGTCTCCTTTTAAGGGACTGACTTCTTACCATTGTGCTACCCCCGCTGAGGCAATGCAACCGAGGGATGTGTCTGTTGTAGGTAAAACGTCAGCTAGAGGCACAAGAATCCACTAATTATGATTGGCAATCTTCGGCGCATAAAAAAAACCGCTGTCGTTTCCAACACCGGCCACTCAGCTTCGTAAGCGCGTGAATCGCAATTCCCCGTCTGCAGGATGCCGCAGCCCAACGGCTTTGGGCCTCTTATCTCGAAATTCACCCTCGATTACGAAGCTGCCTTTCAATACTGTTGATTACCCGTACCATCTATCCTCCTCTCTTAGATACTC
This window of the Gimesia fumaroli genome carries:
- a CDS encoding alkaline phosphatase family protein, with product MREKIVAFILTLMVLSHQGNISQAAEPHDDRCVILVSVDGLANFYLDDPLADMPTLRKLAQDGARADGGMICSFPTVTWPNHTTLVTGATPAKHGVIGNNYLDRKSATSVAFIPDPLFDKDQIVKVPTIYDAAHRAGLVTAGIVWPATRNARTLDWTVPDMFGKEAWPKYGTKIWLEELRQAGLPVDLHGSWTGEKGGGVKRDWLYTRMTRHLFQNHPPNLLLIHLVEVDHVEHQYGPKTPEAYWSVSYADDRLRDIVEAVKLSPHREKTTLVIASDHGFFPISKDIRPNVLLKQEGLLSKEKKQVYCLSQGGACMVYILDDANRAEKMKLLKEKLAAIEGVQAVLDADEYTKLGLPTPEQDSHAPDLWLAAKSGYSFTNSDSGDDVVTPRKTPGGTHGYLPDQPDMLGSLVISGHGIKPGTKLGKIQSLDVAPTIARLLGVKLPTAQGKPLTPALQED
- a CDS encoding MGH1-like glycoside hydrolase domain-containing protein; translation: MPEPEWERLVSESRRESGANWKRWGPYLAERQWGTVRESTADGDPWLNFTHEEATWRTYRWGEDGLLGICDRQCRLCFGLALWNGKDPILKERLFGLTGPEGNHGEDVKEAYYYLDSTPSHSYLKALYKYPQAEFPYAQLREENARRSREEPEYELTNTGIFDEGRYFDVQIEYAKAADEDILIRVTIFNRGPEDAPLHFLPSWWFRNTWSWGSTFDRPDEKPSLSQVADNQLVAKHETLGEFQLYADAGPDGALPQWLFTENETNTWRFDDPESRRPSCKDAFHLAVVDGIEGVINPRPKGTKTAAHFQCTVPAGDSVQFRLRMSAVDELPVEAFGAGFDDAFKQRIKEADRYAESLVSPGLSVDEQQVMRQADAGLLWTKQFYHYVIPRWLQASGKGETKPTPASPGAPSPRNADWGHLYNRNIISMPDKWEYPWYAAWDSAFHLIPFSKIDPYFAKEQAILFLREWYMHPNGQLPAYEWNFSDVNPPVHAWACWRVYQMTASNGDRDRNFLERVFQKLLINFTWWVNRKDIRGKHVFSGGFLGLDNIGIFDRSKPLPTGGHLEQADGTAWMAFFCSSMLSIAFELADGNPAYEDMASKFFEHYVSIAEAMNSLDGTGLWDEEDGFYYDHLHLDGRSIPLKIRSIVGLIPLFTVDVIFDKTIDKLPGFRKRMDWFLKSRPDLAKFMTYMERDSETSDGGHRLLAIPTRDRLMRMLRYLLDEDEFLSNYGIRSLSKYHEEHPFEYELNGEMLRVQYQPAESDSGLFGGNSNWRGPIWFPLNYLLIEALERYHMFYGKSLRVECPTRSGNYMDLQEVADEIRKRLSKLFLSNEEGDRPSYARTDVLLNDPHWRDLVLFYEYFDAETGRGLGASHQTGWTALISPILGTLASRCQPQQESDATSSAINPEEVKHRFS